One window of Marinobacterium aestuarii genomic DNA carries:
- a CDS encoding PepSY domain-containing protein yields MLRTYSLRRLPGISLTLCVLMFCLALAPAARAENATAGPLMQARLLQVAERGMSVQQAVELVRSQYKGQVVKATEIEFQGRPAYRIRLVNAGRVRDVLVDVQSGQIINARGNDG; encoded by the coding sequence ATGTTGCGAACCTATAGTCTTCGGCGCCTGCCGGGCATCAGTCTCACCTTGTGTGTGCTGATGTTCTGCCTGGCGCTGGCCCCGGCTGCCCGGGCTGAAAATGCCACAGCGGGTCCGTTAATGCAGGCCCGGCTGCTGCAGGTGGCGGAGCGGGGCATGAGCGTGCAGCAGGCGGTCGAGCTGGTTCGCAGCCAATACAAGGGTCAGGTGGTCAAGGCGACCGAAATCGAATTTCAGGGACGCCCGGCCTACCGCATTCGTCTGGTCAATGCCGGACGGGTGCGGGATGTGCTGGTGGATGTCCAGTCGGGTCAGATAATTAATGCCAGGGGTAACGACGGATGA